The following proteins are co-located in the Solanum pennellii chromosome 8, SPENNV200 genome:
- the LOC107027308 gene encoding probable membrane-associated kinase regulator 2: MEAFSLLKYWRGGGAAGVFSDDAAGAKTRSAVLTEVSVNSSESDSDEDGEVDGDDGPFFDLEFTALPEEEEVKVEGNDRCKISSKKEEEENEEGDVSESENEEELKFTLSPSSSSVDGTDPNVSLSPSDDLFFKGSLVPIEPSSLLLTASEANSKFSSSLLKSATKFRVLMLKLKKPKSNAATKTGKLSEGDGDGDDGSVSATPKPLRIKVSEDEKEERQNRTQSKFLTVKLKVEEVPIKSLFTRDNSSKANNSSSKTQKRNPEEAFSTNAAISSSDEKKFSKDVMQKYLKKVKPLYIRVSKRYGEKLKFSGQLSFTGNAALKPGPSPPPSATAKAEPASDAPQTAEKNQKQGNIPSGLRVVRKRLGKSRSASSAVIAASPVASNRRDDSLLQQQDAIQGAILHCKRSFNSSRDSESSILSRSASDASHEKSTHLTTDSSALEEAIAVRKLEI; the protein is encoded by the exons ATGGAAGCTTTCAGTTTACTCAAGTACTGGCGTGGTGGTGGAGCTGCCGGAGTTTTCTCTGACGATGCCGCCGGTGCTAAAACTCGTTCGGCTGTTCTCACTGAAGTTAGTGTTAACTCGTCTGAATCTGACTCCGACGAGGATGGAGAGGTAGACGGAGATGACGGACCGTTTTTTGACTTGGAGTTCACTGCTCTTCCTGAGGAAGAAGAAGTGAAAGTTGAAGGAAATGATAGGTGTAAAATTAGTTcaaagaaggaggaggaggagaatgAGGAAGGAGATGTAAGTGAGTCGGAGAATGAAGAAGAGCTGAAATTCACGCTTTCTCCGTCTAGTTCGAGTGTTGATGGTACGGATCCGAATGTATCACTTTCGCCGTCGGATGATCTTTTCTTCAAAGGAAGTTTGGTTCCAATTGAGCCTTCATCGCTGTTGCTAACTGCATCGGAAGCGAATTCTAAATTTTCTTCGTCATTGTTGAAGTCTGCAACGAAGTTTAGAGTGTTAATGTTGAAGCTGAAGAAGCCGAAATCAAATGCAGCAACAAAAACTGGAAAATTATCTGAAGGTGATGGTGATGGCGATGATGGCTCTGTTTCAGCTACTCCAAAACCACTACGGATTAAAGTATCAGAGGATGAAAAAGAGGAGCGTCAAAATCGAACGCAGAGCAAGTTTTTAACAGTGAAGTTAAAGGTTGAAGAAGTTCCTATTAAGTCACTGTTTACCAGAGATAACAGCTCTAAAGCtaacaacagcagcagcaaaACACAGAAGCGGAATCCGGAGGAAGCATTTTCAACAAATGCAGCCATTTCTTCTTCCGATGAGAAGAAATTTTCTAAAGATGTGATGcagaaatacttaaaaaaagtaaaacctCTGTACATTCGCGTCTCGAAGCGTTACGGCGAGAAGCTCAAATTCTCCGGACAGTTAAGTTTTACAGGAAATGCTGCACTTAAGCCCGGACCTTCACCACCTCCGTCCGCTACCGCGAAGGCAGAACCGGCATCGGACGCACCACAGACGGCAGAGAAGAACCAGAAGCAGGGGAATATTCCGTCAGGACTGCGAGTAGTTCGTAAACGTTTGGGGAAAAGCAGATCGGCTTCATCGGCGGTTATCGCCGCGTCGCCGGTAGCATCTAACCGTCGAGACGACTCGTTATTGCAGCAACAAGACGCAATTCAAGGCGCCATTTTACATTGCAAGAGGTCATTCAATTCATCTAGAG atTCAGAATCATCCATTTTATCACGATCAGCAAGCGACGCTTCACATGAAAAATCAACTCACTTAACAACTGATTCATCTGCATTAGAGGAAGCCATAGCGGTGagaaaattagaaatataa